In Luteolibacter arcticus, the genomic stretch TTGATCGGCTCCGAGCACGAGCTTCTCGAAGGCTTGTCGCGCCTCTTCATCGGGACGTTGGGAGAGGTAGTGGGAGGCCTGCTGCCGCTGGTTATCGTCGCCTTCGCGGGCGAAGAGCACCGCCAGCTCGATGGGGGACTTGGTGCGGTGCTTCTTCCAGAAATCCACGGCGGCAACGCGCAGGGTCGCGGGGTCGGAGGTATCGTCGTCCTCGGAGCGGGGGAGGGTCATCGCGAGCACGTCGCAGGCGATCTCGCCGCGGGTCTTCGGCCGGTCGAGGCTGTCGTAGATCTGCTGGGGCGATTCGTCGTCGTCGTTGTCGAAGGGATCGCCGGAGTAGTGCGAGCTATTGCGCACCGGGACCAAGGTGGTGTCCTCCGCGACGGCGGCAAAGGCGATCAGGCCGTCCATGCCCATGGCCTGGAGTTGCTCGACGGCACCCGCCGGAGCTTCCTTGGAATCCTGTGGCAGGATCCACAGGCCGCTGCGGCTCTCGCCGATGCTCATGCCCGCTCCCTGGCGGCGCATCATCTTCAGGATTTCGGCCCGGTGCTCGGCGGGGATGTCCGAGAGGTCCATGCCTGCCGGCAGTCCCCTTATGGGAGCCTCTCCTTCGGGGGCGGTCTCGACCTCGAGGAATTTCCCGAGGGCGGCCAGCGCCTCGGGCTTGAGGGTAATGTCAGGCAGAGATGGCACTGGCGGCTGCTCTCCCGCCACGCGCTTGTCGAGTGCGGGCACCAGCATCGCGATGCCGGAAGCAGCACTCCAACCGCGCGGGTATTTCTCCAGCAGCGCCTTCAAGCTGTCGCGGTAGGTCTTCCAATCGTGCTTCTCGAAAAACGAGTCGGTCACCTTCGCCAACTCCCCGGCGGCGAAGTAGCCCACCGCAGAATCGACATTCCGGGTGGCATCGGGGAATGCCGCAAACACGGCGGCGGCGAGCCGGTTGGCCGTGTCGGCATGTCCAGCGGCGTGGAGCTGGGCGGCGAAGATCAGGCAGTGGGCGGGGATCGCGAGGATGTCCGAGTCATACTCCAGGCGCTCGACCAAGCGGGTGACCGTGGTGGTGTCGCTCAAGGCATCGATGAGCCGCTTCGCATCCTCTTCCACGGAGATCCCGGGTTTGGGCGGTTCCTCCTTGGGGGGCTGGCTGGCGGCATGATTGCGCAACATCCGCTCCAGCAGTCCCGGCTTGGCTGCGGCATCCGGGGCAGGCTTCTCCTCGCCTTCGCCACCGTCTTCGGACTCGATCGCATGGGCGGTGCCGAAGCCGATCATTCGCGGCGGGTCGCCGGCCAACTTCCATGCGCCGCCGTGCAGCCGGGCGCCGAGATTCTGGAACTGGTGGGATTGCTGGGGCAAGTCGGAGGCCTCCTTCGGCGTCTTCACCCAGGTGGCCCCCTTCATGTCCGGCAAGCCGAGTGCGGCGAGCCGGGCCAGGGGGTCGCTGAAATCCACGGTCGTCGCCGGTGGGGACGGGGGCGCGGCCGGCTGCTGGGCCGTCACCGGCCAAGGCAGCATCAGGGCGGCGAGTGTGATTCCCGGGCGCATCTATGAGGGGATTAGACGGGGAACGCCGCGCACGGAAGTTTCTTTGCGTGAAAAATAGATATAAAAAAGGACACGGCCTGTGAAGGCCGTGTCCATGTCAATACAGAGGATGGATGATCTATGGACGGACGTCCAAGGACGTCAGCTCACCACAGCCAGCGGCTTGGTGGTCTTCCAGCCGCCGCGGGTGTAATCCGGGAAGTCCTGGGGCATGCCGTCTTCCTTGACCGACTTCTCGCTGAGCGGGGCGACCGAGGACCAGTAGCAGCCTTCATAGACGTTCTGGTCGAGCGGCTCGCCCTTGCGGAGACACTCGATGATGCGGAAGAGCATGAGGAAATCCATGCCGCCGTGGCCGCCCATCTTGGAGGAAAGCTCGCCCATGCGCTTGTAGAGCGGGTGCTCGTATTTGGCGGCGATGGTTTCGAACTCTTCCGAGCTGGTCCACTGGTGGAAGCTCTTGGTGACGCCCTCGATGGCCATGCCGTTCGGGAAGCCCTTGAGCGTGCCGAGCGTTCCTTGGATGAGGTTGTGACGGGAATACGGGCGCGGCGAGGTTTCATCCCACTGCACCATCACGGTGCGGCCGAGCGTGGTCTTGATGATCGACGTGCTGATGTCGGCACAGATGTAGTCGAGGGTCTTGAACTCCGGCTTGGTGAGGTTGTTCGACTTCTGGGCGTAGAGGTTGCGGCCTTTCGCCGGCGAACCGAAGGAGACGAGGCGGCGGAAGTTATCCTCGCCGCGGGCCAGGCTCATGTACTGCGCCACCGGGCCGAGGCCGTGGCAGGGGTAGAGGTTGCCATTGCGCTTGGCGTAGTGAAGCGTGCGCCAGGAACCGGTCGAATCGCCCCCGGTCATCTGGCCGCGCAGCTCGTGGATGTAGGCGGCCTCGCCGTGAAGCAACTCGCCGATCACGCCTTGGCGGACCATGTTGAGGTAAAGCAGTTCCTCGCGGCCGTAGTTGACGTTTTCCATCAACATGCAGTGGCGGCCGGTGGCCTCGGAGGTGTTCACGATGTCCCACATCTCCTCGATGGTCAGGGCGATCGGGATCTCGACGAAGGCGTGCGCACCGGCCTTCATGGCGGCGACGGCCTGTGGTCCGTGAAGCTGCCATGGGGTGGCGATGAAGACGGCGTCCGGCTTGGTTTCGGAAAGCATCTTCTTCCATGCGTTTTCGTCGCCGGAGTAGGACTTCGGTTTGTGGCCTTTGGCCGTGACCTTTTCCATCGAGCGCTTGGCGCGGCCCTCATCGAGGTCGCAGATGCCGACGACCTCGACGCCCTCGATCACGGCGAGCTGGGTGATGTGACCGGACCCGCGGGCACCCACGCCGATGATGGCGACCTTCACCTTTTCGAGCTTGGGCGCGGCGAAGTCACCCATGTACTTCGCGCCGGACGGGCGGGAAGGGGTGCCCTGGGCGTTCGCCATGCCGGCTGCGGCCGTCATCGCGGCTCCCACACCACCAAGGGTTCTGAGGAAATTCCGGCGTCCGGTGGCGGAAATGGTCACTTTTTCGTCAAGGTTCATGTGTTTGGTGTCGCGGGGATACGGTTCGTTAGCCGAATCTCTTTCGGGTGGCAACCCCGGGGATTCGCCGGGAGTTTGCGATTTTGGGTGGCAGGAATTTCGCGTGGCGGATGGCGGGAAGCCGTGCAGCTTGTTCGCGCATCATGAAGATCGACGGCATTTCCGGCTGCTATGAGAAGACACGCGACATGTTCTATTTCGCGCGGATGTGCTCGAAGATCCGGCTTCATGCGGAAGGCAAGCTGCCCGCCGACTACTTCGACATGCTCGGCCAGGGCTTCGACGGGCGCACCTGCCGCTATCTGGGCGTGAGCTATGAAGCGGTGAGCCATCAGGTGCTCGCGGGCATGACGAATGAAGAGGCGCTCGCGTGGTGCCATGAACATGGCCGCCGTCTGACCGCGGAAGAGGTGCTCATCTATAACAGCTTCATGAGCAAGCGCGGCTGGCGCGACGATGAGACTGACGAATTCATCCCGGCGCAGATCGGCAACTACGGGCTGGCGGAGGATTGTGGCGCGGTGACGGATTTCGACCTGATCGAGATGGACGAGGGGCGCTGGCATGCGGAGCAATGGCGGGAGGCGTGGAAGTGAGAACGACGTTGCCCGATGGAGGGTTTGGGTTACCCTGCGCCCATGGCCACGCTCAGTGAACTGGAGCCGCAAGTGCTCGCCCTGCCGGAGCGCGATCGGGCGGACCTTGCCGCCCGGCTTCTTTCGTCGCTTCCTCCGGTTCTCGATGAGGAAGACGAAGGGGTCGCGGAGGCACTGCGGAGGGAGCGCGAAGCGGAACTTGATCCTGCCGCATGTATCTCTTTGGAAGAGTTCGAGCGGGGAGTCGCCCGCTTGCGCGGACGATGAAGGTTTCGTTTCACCGTCGAACGCAGCACGATGTCTGGGATATTGTCCGTCACTACGAAGAAGAATCGGGCGAGATTCTGGCGGACCAGTTCTATGCTGACTTCATGCGCAATGTCGCGCTGGCTGCCGCGGATCCGGAAAGGTGTCACATCGACGCTTCGGGATTTCGTCGCTGCAATCTCAAGCGCTTTCCGTATCACTTCCTTTTCCGGATTCGGCGCGACGACATCTTCGTCCTCGTTCTCCGGCACAACCGGCGGCATCCCGGCTATGGCTTGCGTAGGAGTTAGAGCATCGGCAGCCGGTGTGATCCTGTTACTCTCCTCCTGCCAAACGCTTGAGTTCTACACTCAAGCCGTCGGCGGGCAGATGGAGATCTTGCGCAAGAGCCGGCCGAGCGGCCCAATCATCGCGTCGAAAGACACGGACCCGAAGCTGCGCAAGCAACTAGTCGCGGTGGAGAATATCCGGCGGTTTGCCAGCGACCATCTTTCGCTGCCGGGCAACGACAGTTATGGCAAATACGCTGATCTGGGACGCCAGTATGTGACGTGGACCCTGTATGCCGCGCCGGAGTTTTCGCTGGAGCCGAAGCACTGGTGGTATCCGACGCTCGGTGAACTCGACTATCGCGGGTTTTTCAAGGAGGCGGATGCGAACGAACTCGCGGATGAGTTGCGCGGTGAGGGCTACGACGTGCAGGTCGGCGGCGTGGATGCCTATTCGACGCTCGGCTGGTTTCACGACCCGGTGCTGAACACCTTCGTCCACTCCGCGGACGTGGATCTCGCCGAGCTGATCTTCCACGAACTCACGCACCGGAAGTATTTCCGGGGTGGTGCGACGGTCTTCAACGAGTCCTTCGCCACTGCGGTCGCAGAGGAGGGAGTGAAGCGCTGGCTGCGGCATGAGGGCCGGATGGAGGACCTGAAAAAGTTCGAAGCCCGGCTCGTTCGCCGCGCCGAATTCTATGGGCGGATTGACCGGACCCGGGCGGAGATCGAGAAGCTCTACGCATCCGATCTGCCGCCGGAAGAGATGCGCCGTCGGAAGGCCGCGATCTTCGGGGATCTGCGCGACCGGTTCCGCGAACTCCGGCGCAAGTGGGGTGGCCGCGGACTCGAAGGCTGGCTGACGCGCGACATCAACAACGCCGATCTCGTCTCGCTTCATACCTATCAGAAGCACGTGCCGATGTTCCACAAGCTGCTCGCGGAATGCGGTGGGGACCTCGAACTCTTCTACATGAAGGTCAAGAAGTTGGAGATCCCGGAGGAGGACGAATGAAAGTCGAGGCGGAGTATTATGGGTTTAGTAGTTTCATGCCGTCGTCATTGTTGGGCCGGGAGCGCGGGATTCATCCCGCTTCACAGGACCGGCGAACCTACCTTTCGGGCGGGATAAATCCCAATGCCTTTAAGGACCTGTTAGATAAAGATGGGCGGATGATGCAGGTTGCACTGGTACTTTCCTAACAGATGTTTTGATTGGGCGGATGCAGTCTGCGCCGATTCCCGCTCCGCCTTCGTTTTCGAGTGATTTCCCCGTCCTTTTCGAAGCTCTCCTGCCACCGCAGGTCGCCGGGGAGATCTTCCTTACCCACGGGCCGCGCGGCGGCGGCTTGCCCAAGCTCTCGGGCTGGCAGTGGTTGATGAGCAAGGTTTTCCATGTCATGAGCCCGCTCGGCGACTTCGCCGG encodes the following:
- a CDS encoding aminopeptidase, which translates into the protein MILLLSSCQTLEFYTQAVGGQMEILRKSRPSGPIIASKDTDPKLRKQLVAVENIRRFASDHLSLPGNDSYGKYADLGRQYVTWTLYAAPEFSLEPKHWWYPTLGELDYRGFFKEADANELADELRGEGYDVQVGGVDAYSTLGWFHDPVLNTFVHSADVDLAELIFHELTHRKYFRGGATVFNESFATAVAEEGVKRWLRHEGRMEDLKKFEARLVRRAEFYGRIDRTRAEIEKLYASDLPPEEMRRRKAAIFGDLRDRFRELRRKWGGRGLEGWLTRDINNADLVSLHTYQKHVPMFHKLLAECGGDLELFYMKVKKLEIPEEDE
- a CDS encoding addiction module protein, whose product is MATLSELEPQVLALPERDRADLAARLLSSLPPVLDEEDEGVAEALRREREAELDPAACISLEEFERGVARLRGR
- a CDS encoding type II toxin-antitoxin system RelE/ParE family toxin; this translates as MKVSFHRRTQHDVWDIVRHYEEESGEILADQFYADFMRNVALAAADPERCHIDASGFRRCNLKRFPYHFLFRIRRDDIFVLVLRHNRRHPGYGLRRS
- a CDS encoding Gfo/Idh/MocA family protein; this encodes MNLDEKVTISATGRRNFLRTLGGVGAAMTAAAGMANAQGTPSRPSGAKYMGDFAAPKLEKVKVAIIGVGARGSGHITQLAVIEGVEVVGICDLDEGRAKRSMEKVTAKGHKPKSYSGDENAWKKMLSETKPDAVFIATPWQLHGPQAVAAMKAGAHAFVEIPIALTIEEMWDIVNTSEATGRHCMLMENVNYGREELLYLNMVRQGVIGELLHGEAAYIHELRGQMTGGDSTGSWRTLHYAKRNGNLYPCHGLGPVAQYMSLARGEDNFRRLVSFGSPAKGRNLYAQKSNNLTKPEFKTLDYICADISTSIIKTTLGRTVMVQWDETSPRPYSRHNLIQGTLGTLKGFPNGMAIEGVTKSFHQWTSSEEFETIAAKYEHPLYKRMGELSSKMGGHGGMDFLMLFRIIECLRKGEPLDQNVYEGCYWSSVAPLSEKSVKEDGMPQDFPDYTRGGWKTTKPLAVVS
- a CDS encoding DUF5069 domain-containing protein, coding for MKIDGISGCYEKTRDMFYFARMCSKIRLHAEGKLPADYFDMLGQGFDGRTCRYLGVSYEAVSHQVLAGMTNEEALAWCHEHGRRLTAEEVLIYNSFMSKRGWRDDETDEFIPAQIGNYGLAEDCGAVTDFDLIEMDEGRWHAEQWREAWK